Genomic segment of Candidatus Coatesbacteria bacterium:
GCGACCGTATTGGGATGGACACCGACCTTGTTGGCCGCTCGGGCCGCGGTTGCTTCAAGCCACAACAGCGCGGCGATCAACTCGCGCTGTTCTGCTGAAAGCCCACGGCGAGCCGGTTTATAGTTAAAGCGTTTGCGACAGCGCTTATATATCCGCCGCCCCTCACCTAACATGTTGTGATAGCGATAGTTACACTTCGGACACGTGACGTGCCTGTTGGGATTACTCTTTAAGCCGGCGGCCACAGCGCCGCCTTTACTTGTGGCAGGATAGTATCCTGGTAACTCTCGTGACTACAAGACAATAACAATTTATGATGATCCATAGCGTTAAGGTATCCCTAGTTTTGATTATTATATAGAAAGATTAACCCCCGTCAACATCGCCGCCGGAGATACGGCAGCGAGCGGCAAGGGTCCGTCAGCTTGGATGCGGCGTCACATCCATGGCGAAGCGAGTAACGCCTAGGGGCTGGAGGAGTGGTAGAGGGCGGGCTCGCTGGAGGCGGAATGACCGCGCAGGATCAGCCACAGGGTGCGCAGGATCAACCCGAGGTCGTAGAAGAAGCCGATGCGGTCGACGTACTCGAGGTCGATGGCGATCTTCTCGCGGAAGATGCGCAGGTAGTCGTTGACGGCTTGTTCGTAGGAGATGGTCTTGGCCTCGTTGATGTAGGAGAGCTGGGCCAGGCCGGTCATTCCGGGCTTGACCTCGAGAATGCGCCGCTCGTGGGGCCGCATCAGGGCGACGTACTCGGGTACCTCGGGCCGGGGTCCGACGAGACTCATCTCGCCGCGCAGGACGTTGATCAGGTTGGGCAGTTCGTCGAGCTTCCAGTCGCGCAGGAAGGCTCCGACGCGGGTGATGCGCGGGTCGCCGGCCGAGGTGATCAGTTGGCCGCTGCGCTGGGCGTCGCAGACCATGGTGCGGAACTTGTAGACGCGGAAGAGGCGGCCGCCGCGGCCGACGCGCTCCTGGCGGAAGAGGACGCCGCCGGGGCTGTCCAGGGAGACGGCTACGGCGATGAAGCCCAGTAACGGCGAAAGCAGGGTCAGGCCGAACAGGGCGCCGACGATGTCCAGGGCGCGTTTGAGGAAGCGTGTCACGGCGGTGTGGTGCTCCGGGGATTGAGGTTGGGATTATTCACCCGGCTCGTTTGCGGGCGGGCTCAGCGCGGGATGTCGATAATGAGGGGGGGCTTCTCTTCCCCGTCTTCGGTAAAATACCAGCGTCGAAAGGTTTTCTCGGCCTCGAGTTGCAGGTTGAAGGAGCGCCGGGCGACGCTGTAGGGCGGTTGAGGGACGAGGGCACCACGGGAGCAGGCCTTGACGCAGGCCAGGCAGTCCCAGCAGGCTGCCTGGTCGCGGCAGTAGGCCCGCAGGGTTTGGGGGTCGATGTCCATCAAGGCGCCGGGGCAGACGGCCACACAGCGCTGGATGTCCGCGCCGCGGCAGTTATCGCAACGGTCCTTGAGTGTTTTAACGGCCATCGTCGACCTCCGACGGATTGTCTGGGACGGGTTGCCTGGGACGGGTTGCCTGGGACGGGTTGCCTGGGACGGGTTGCCAGAACACTTGTTAGTATACACCATCCTGCTTCGGCGGGCCAAGGCGGCCCCCGCTCCTGGATTATCTAACAGCAAACCGACCGGACATGGTGATCGGGGCCGCTCCCGCTGTTGGCGATACGCCCGGTGGTGTATTGACTAACAATGGCCGGTGTTGTATTCTCTAACGGTCGGCTTCGAGGCTTGCAATGCCTAACGACGCGCTGCCTTGTTATACTCTTATACATCGTTTCGTCATCCAGCTGACTGCGTTCCCTATTCGAACCATCCGGCGTCGGTCGAGAGTTGATCATTGAGGGGCCGCGTTCACTGAAGCGCTAACGATCCGAGGTGCAAATGGTTGAAGATTACCCCGACACCGCCCGTTCGTTGGCTGAACGGATTCGAGAACTAAGCCGTCAACACCAAGAAAATATCGGGACAAACCCTCGCTACTGGCGGCGCTCGTTCGTTATTGCCAACCGCCGTATCGCCGTCAGGGAAGCGACGTTGAGGCGCCTGCTTTACCACAAAGGTGAGCCCAAGGTGCGCCCCAAGACACGCCGCAAGCTGTTACGCATGATCAGGGCGCTGGAAAAGATGATACATAATCAGGGTTACGAAAAGCCCGATATCGACAAGGAGCAGCGGGTGAACAAGCGGATCATCGTCGGGGTCGAGATCAAGGAATTGAAACTGATTCCAGACTCGCGGGGCTTCCTGATGGAGTTCCTGCGCAATGACGACGACGTGTTCTACAACGCGGACCTGCCCTTCGGCCAGGCCTACGTCACCACCTGCTACCCCGGGGTGGTCAAGGGCTGGCACGCCCACCGCCATCAGCACGATCGCTTCGGCTGCATCTATGGCATGGCCAAGCTCGTCCTCTACGACGACCGCCGGGAATCGCCGACCTACAAGGTGATCAACGAATTCGTCGTCGGCCATCTACGGCCGCGGTTGATCGTCATCCCCCCCGGGGTGCAGCACGGCTTCGCCGCCGTGGGCGACCAAACGGCGGTGATGCTCAACATCCCCACCCGGGTCTACAACTACGATGTACCCGACGAGGAACGCCTGGACCCGCACGATTCATACATCCCCTACAATTGGAAACAGATCGATCACTGAGCGAGCGTATTCCAAAGGAGAACCTTGAAGGGCATCATTCTGGCCGGCGGTTTGGGTAGCCGTCTGGACCCGCTGACCCGGGTCACCAACAAGCACCTGCTGCCGGTGTACGACAAGCCGATGATCTACTATCCCCTCGAAGCCCTGATCGGCTCCGGCATCGATGAGATCCTGATCGTTACCGGCGGTCGCAACGCCGGACACTTCCTCGAGCTGCTGGGCAACGGCGCCGAGCTGGGTCTGCCCCACCTCAACTACACCTACCAGAAAGGCGAGGGCGGCATCGCCGAGGCCCTGGGGCTGGCCCGGCACTTCGTCGGCGACGACAAGATGTGCGTCATCCTCGGCGACAACATCCTCGAGAACAGCATCGCCGCCGAGGTCACCGCCTACGATAAACAGGAGGCCGGCGCCCGGATCCTGCTCAAGGAGGTTCCCGATCCCGAGCGTTTCGGTGTGCCCGCCTTCGACGAAGACGGCCGGGTCAGCGACATCATCGAGAAACCCGCCGACCCGCCGAGCAGCTACGCCGTCATCGGGGTCTACTTCTACGACGCCACCGTCTTCGAGATCATCGACGGCCTGAAACCCTCCCAGCGCGGCGAGCTCGAGATCACCGACGTCAACAACCATTACCTGCGCCGGGGCACGCTGCGCCACGGGATCATCGAGGGCTGGTGGACCGACGCCGGCACCTTCGACTCCCTGCGCCGGGCCAATGAACTGGTCAAGCGCACCGGGGCCAACAAGCCGCAATGAGCACCCCCCACCTGAGCTGTCGTAAGCTGACCAAGGATTACAGCGGCGGTCCACGGACCGTCGCCGCTCTCAGGGGCGTCGAGCTGACGATCCAGCGCGGTGAGTTCGTCTCCCTCCACGGTCCCTCCGGTTCCGGCAAGACGACGCTGCTCAACATCATCGGCGGTCTGGACACCCCCAGCTCCGGCGAGGTGCTCGTCGGCGAACGCAGCCTGACGGAGCTGAAGGACGCCGAGCTGTCGGCCTACCGCAACCGGGCGGTCGGCTTCGTCTTCCAGAGCTACCAACTGCTGCCCCACCTCAGCGCCGCCGAGAACGTCGCCGTGCCCTTGCTGATCTCCGGCGTCGGCCTCACTGAAGCCGTCGAGCGGGCGACGGAGCTTCTGGACGAGCTCGGTCTGGCCGACAAGGCCCCCTTCCGCCCCGCCCGGCTCTCCGGCGGCCAGCAACAGCGCGTAGCCCTGGCCCGGGCCCTGGTGGGCGACCCCGAGCTGCTCCTCGGCGACGAGGTCACCGGCAACCTGGACTCGACCACCGGCGCCGCCATCCTGGAACTGATCACCCGGCACGCCCGGCGACGCGGGCTGACCGTCCTGCTGGTTTCCCATGATCCCGCCGTCGCCGCCGTCGCCGATCGGCGACTGGAACTCGTCGACGGTCGGCTGATCCGCCGAGGCTGATAATGGATCACTTCACCCGAGAATACATCCTGCAGCTTCATCGAGAGATTGACACTGAAAAGCAAGAACGAGACAGGATATTACATTTTACTATACTACTATTAACTAGTTATGCAATCGGAGTCGCTTCTGAACTGGGAAATTCAAGTTTATTAAGTTGGCCTTCTTCTATCTATATCGGTATACCATTAATTACTATAATTGATATACTATTTTGGTTAAGAATAAAAAAACTATTTCAAATATACGATCGTTGGGCGACACTCAGAAATCTAGTCAAACACCATCCTTTAGTATCTATTTACTCGATTGAAGAAAAGGTGTATAGAAGAAGGCATACGAAGATATACAGCATTAAGGACACTTTTATTCCAATAGTCCTTTCTTTGCCTATTATTGGCGCTATTTCTTTCTCTCTACTACAGCTCAAGCATATTTATTT
This window contains:
- a CDS encoding NTP transferase domain-containing protein — its product is MKGIILAGGLGSRLDPLTRVTNKHLLPVYDKPMIYYPLEALIGSGIDEILIVTGGRNAGHFLELLGNGAELGLPHLNYTYQKGEGGIAEALGLARHFVGDDKMCVILGDNILENSIAAEVTAYDKQEAGARILLKEVPDPERFGVPAFDEDGRVSDIIEKPADPPSSYAVIGVYFYDATVFEIIDGLKPSQRGELEITDVNNHYLRRGTLRHGIIEGWWTDAGTFDSLRRANELVKRTGANKPQ
- a CDS encoding sugar transferase produces the protein MTRFLKRALDIVGALFGLTLLSPLLGFIAVAVSLDSPGGVLFRQERVGRGGRLFRVYKFRTMVCDAQRSGQLITSAGDPRITRVGAFLRDWKLDELPNLINVLRGEMSLVGPRPEVPEYVALMRPHERRILEVKPGMTGLAQLSYINEAKTISYEQAVNDYLRIFREKIAIDLEYVDRIGFFYDLGLILRTLWLILRGHSASSEPALYHSSSP
- a CDS encoding dTDP-4-dehydrorhamnose 3,5-epimerase, which produces MIHNQGYEKPDIDKEQRVNKRIIVGVEIKELKLIPDSRGFLMEFLRNDDDVFYNADLPFGQAYVTTCYPGVVKGWHAHRHQHDRFGCIYGMAKLVLYDDRRESPTYKVINEFVVGHLRPRLIVIPPGVQHGFAAVGDQTAVMLNIPTRVYNYDVPDEERLDPHDSYIPYNWKQIDH
- a CDS encoding ATP-binding cassette domain-containing protein, translating into MSTPHLSCRKLTKDYSGGPRTVAALRGVELTIQRGEFVSLHGPSGSGKTTLLNIIGGLDTPSSGEVLVGERSLTELKDAELSAYRNRAVGFVFQSYQLLPHLSAAENVAVPLLISGVGLTEAVERATELLDELGLADKAPFRPARLSGGQQQRVALARALVGDPELLLGDEVTGNLDSTTGAAILELITRHARRRGLTVLLVSHDPAVAAVADRRLELVDGRLIRRG